One window of Acidimicrobiales bacterium genomic DNA carries:
- a CDS encoding Rieske (2Fe-2S) protein yields the protein MEHTFRAVVPSADCIAGPPGEPSFVEVRVGRAGVLVTRLASGEVVAFSAECPHQSTPLEGATFWEGKLRCARHLYLYDVHTGENVLPARDASPDALRRLKPGYLPIHKVEERDGWVWVAERPEPPPPCFDPEAERPYPMEPSSFWKRAMVSSSRWRFQLNDGE from the coding sequence GTGGAGCACACGTTCCGGGCCGTGGTCCCCAGCGCCGACTGCATCGCCGGACCGCCCGGCGAGCCCAGCTTCGTGGAGGTCCGAGTGGGGCGGGCCGGTGTGCTCGTGACGCGCCTGGCGAGCGGTGAGGTCGTGGCCTTCTCGGCCGAGTGCCCCCACCAGTCGACGCCCCTCGAGGGGGCCACGTTCTGGGAGGGAAAGCTCCGCTGCGCGCGGCATCTGTATCTGTACGACGTGCACACGGGCGAGAACGTCCTTCCTGCGCGCGACGCCTCACCTGACGCGCTGCGCCGGCTGAAGCCGGGCTACCTGCCGATCCACAAGGTGGAGGAGCGCGACGGTTGGGTCTGGGTGGCCGAGCGGCCGGAGCCGCCGCCGCCCTGTTTCGACCCCGAGGCGGAACGACCGTATCCCATGGAGCCCAGCTCCTTCTGGAAGCGGGCGATGGTGTCGTCGTCGAGGTGGCGCTTCCAGTTGAACGACGGCGAGC
- the fdhD gene encoding formate dehydrogenase accessory sulfurtransferase FdhD has product MARGRTERLLIARAGQARPDQVIVEEPLEIRLDGRPVTTTMRTPGHDFELAVGFLHAEGMLGAARIEHIRYCATGSAVDTAFNVVEVGTGGVAAPAVPRMGTTTSACGLCGSAAIDELAERMRPLDDPVAVHAAAMTAVPLRVRAMQSLFEATGAVHAAAPFDAATGDVWLVREDIGRHNAVDKVVGRLLLDGRLPATGAGLFVSGRASFEMVQKAWAAGFGLVAAVSGPSSLAVHTARRANVALVGFLRETSFNVYAPTPLA; this is encoded by the coding sequence GTGGCACGGGGCCGGACGGAGCGCCTGCTCATTGCCCGCGCCGGGCAGGCACGGCCCGATCAGGTCATCGTCGAGGAACCGCTCGAGATCCGTCTCGACGGGCGTCCGGTGACCACCACCATGCGCACACCGGGCCACGACTTCGAGCTGGCGGTCGGCTTCCTCCACGCCGAGGGCATGCTCGGCGCGGCGCGGATCGAGCACATCCGCTATTGCGCCACCGGGTCGGCCGTGGACACCGCGTTCAACGTCGTGGAGGTCGGCACCGGCGGGGTGGCTGCGCCCGCCGTCCCCCGCATGGGCACGACCACGTCGGCCTGCGGACTGTGCGGGAGCGCCGCCATCGACGAGCTGGCCGAGCGGATGCGCCCGCTCGACGACCCGGTGGCCGTCCACGCAGCCGCCATGACGGCTGTGCCGCTTCGCGTCCGCGCCATGCAGTCGCTGTTCGAGGCCACGGGTGCGGTGCACGCGGCGGCGCCGTTCGACGCGGCCACGGGTGACGTGTGGCTCGTCCGTGAGGACATCGGTCGCCACAACGCCGTCGACAAGGTGGTCGGCCGACTGCTGCTCGACGGCCGGCTTCCCGCCACCGGGGCGGGCCTCTTCGTGAGTGGCCGGGCATCGTTCGAGATGGTGCAGAAGGCGTGGGCGGCCGGGTTCGGGCTGGTGGCCGCCGTGAGCGGGCCGTCGTCGCTGGCCGTGCACACGGCCCGGCGGGCCAACGTGGCCCTCGTCGGCTTCCTGCGGGAGACCTCGTTCAACGTGTACGCGCCCACGCCGCTGGCCTAG
- a CDS encoding S-(hydroxymethyl)mycothiol dehydrogenase, whose amino-acid sequence MTHRVRAVVAGAKGRAVSVETIVVPDPGPGEALVAVKACGVCRTDLHYRGGGISEDFPFLLGHEAAGVVERVGDGVAGLAAGDYVVIAWRAPCGGCRSCQRGRPWYCFDSRNATQPMTLADGTPLSPALGIGAFAERTLVAAAQCVRIDRRARPEAAGLIGCGVMAGFGAAVNTGGVGLGDTVAVIGCGGVGSAAVAGAALMGARKVIAVDIDARKLEWASRFGATHTVDATRADPVAAVRALTDGFGADVVIEAVGRPETWRQAFYARDHAGTLVQVGVPTPDMRIDVPLVDLFARGGALKSSWYGDCLPARDFPRLVDLYLRGRLDLDAFVSETIGLDDVEKTFERMDRGEVLRSVVVV is encoded by the coding sequence ATGACGCATCGGGTCCGAGCAGTGGTCGCCGGGGCCAAGGGTCGGGCGGTCAGCGTGGAGACGATCGTCGTCCCGGACCCGGGGCCGGGTGAGGCGCTCGTCGCCGTGAAGGCGTGCGGCGTGTGCCGCACGGACCTCCACTACCGCGGGGGAGGCATCAGCGAGGACTTCCCGTTCCTGCTCGGGCACGAGGCGGCGGGTGTGGTCGAGCGGGTGGGCGATGGGGTGGCCGGACTGGCGGCCGGCGACTACGTCGTCATCGCCTGGCGGGCACCCTGCGGTGGGTGTCGCTCGTGCCAGCGAGGCCGCCCCTGGTACTGCTTCGACAGCCGCAACGCGACCCAGCCCATGACTCTGGCCGACGGTACCCCGCTCAGCCCGGCCCTCGGCATCGGTGCGTTCGCGGAGCGGACGCTGGTGGCGGCGGCGCAGTGCGTGAGGATCGACCGCCGGGCCCGTCCCGAGGCGGCCGGTCTCATCGGCTGCGGGGTGATGGCCGGCTTCGGTGCCGCCGTGAACACCGGCGGCGTGGGACTCGGTGACACGGTGGCGGTGATCGGGTGCGGCGGCGTGGGGAGTGCGGCCGTCGCCGGCGCTGCGCTCATGGGCGCCCGCAAGGTCATCGCCGTCGACATCGACGCGCGCAAGCTGGAATGGGCGTCGCGCTTCGGCGCTACCCACACCGTCGACGCCACGCGGGCCGATCCCGTCGCCGCCGTGCGAGCCCTCACCGACGGGTTCGGCGCCGACGTGGTGATCGAGGCGGTGGGGCGTCCCGAGACCTGGCGGCAGGCCTTCTACGCCCGCGACCATGCCGGCACCCTGGTGCAGGTGGGCGTTCCCACCCCGGACATGAGGATCGACGTGCCGCTCGTCGACCTCTTCGCCCGCGGCGGCGCCCTGAAGTCGTCGTGGTACGGGGACTGCCTGCCGGCACGGGACTTCCCCCGCCTCGTCGACCTCTACCTGCGCGGTCGCCTCGACCTCGACGCCTTCGTCTCGGAGACGATCGGACTGGACGACGTGGAGAAGACCTTCGAGCGCATGGATCGGGGGGAGGTGCTCCGGTCCGTCGTGGTGGTGTGA
- a CDS encoding FAD-dependent oxidoreductase, whose protein sequence is MRRQGFLRTTAAGHQSPDEAVLPPAGSSDPVVDWRYPGRLSPHEIDEAAVAGGWSPKSRYARRAEVEWVRPLTPTGTVHLGLRVVDDDPFEHAPGQFVGVELGVEGLGYARSPYCILSAPRDDRRFELVVRIVRNGPVSRYLGSCQPGEVIAFRGPTGRSMVPKDDDRDLVLMATGVGVGPLHSLAVHLLRAGFERSITLYWGLRLADDSFLTDDLDALAQRHPNFSYRITLSQPPHDWRGLRGRITESVPPLLPALGGTRFYLCGNGAMTEEMATALSDMGAAEEYIYQEHYFNQKHVPDPSVLAAIRARFVAADLFSPLAHQQAHAALFHLDSPLGGARGNADPTAPSEVGRRMPRVVERASHRVAGDRGS, encoded by the coding sequence ATGAGGCGGCAGGGCTTCCTCCGGACCACCGCAGCCGGACACCAGAGCCCCGACGAGGCCGTCCTACCGCCGGCGGGAAGCTCGGATCCCGTCGTCGATTGGCGATACCCCGGGCGCCTCTCCCCGCACGAGATCGACGAGGCCGCGGTGGCCGGGGGCTGGAGCCCCAAGAGCCGCTACGCCCGGCGGGCCGAGGTCGAATGGGTGCGACCACTCACGCCGACGGGCACGGTCCACCTCGGCCTCCGCGTCGTCGACGACGACCCGTTCGAGCACGCCCCGGGCCAGTTCGTCGGCGTGGAACTGGGCGTCGAGGGCCTTGGCTATGCCCGCAGCCCGTATTGCATCCTGTCTGCGCCGAGGGACGATCGCCGCTTCGAGCTCGTCGTCCGCATCGTTCGCAACGGTCCGGTGTCCCGATACCTGGGGTCGTGCCAGCCGGGCGAGGTGATCGCGTTCCGAGGGCCGACCGGGCGGTCGATGGTGCCCAAGGACGACGACCGCGACCTCGTGCTCATGGCCACGGGCGTCGGCGTCGGCCCGCTGCACTCGCTGGCCGTCCATCTGCTGCGCGCCGGCTTCGAGCGGTCGATCACCTTGTACTGGGGCCTGCGGCTGGCGGATGACAGCTTCCTCACTGACGACCTCGACGCGCTGGCGCAGCGCCATCCCAACTTCTCCTACCGGATCACCCTCTCGCAGCCGCCCCACGACTGGCGCGGGTTGCGGGGACGGATCACTGAGTCCGTGCCGCCATTGCTCCCGGCGCTCGGCGGCACCCGCTTCTACCTGTGCGGGAACGGCGCGATGACCGAGGAGATGGCGACCGCCCTCTCCGACATGGGAGCGGCTGAGGAGTACATCTACCAGGAGCACTACTTCAACCAGAAGCACGTTCCCGACCCGTCCGTGCTCGCCGCCATCCGGGCGCGCTTCGTCGCCGCCGACCTGTTCTCGCCCCTGGCCCACCAGCAGGCGCACGCTGCCCTGTTCCACCTCGACTCGCCCCTCGGCGGCGCTCGCGGCAACGCCGACCCGACCGCCCCGAGCGAGGTGGGCCGGCGCATGCCGCGGGTGGTGGAGCGGGCGTCCCACCGGGTGGCCGGCGACCGCGGGAGCTGA
- a CDS encoding copper-translocating P-type ATPase, whose protein sequence is MTVPVVVYSHMLRTLTGWTPPMFHDLRWLPVLGGTIVFLYGGPVFLRGGWSELRARQPGMMLLISLGLSVAFGASAATATGLLDVDLWPELATLVTIMLLGHWLEMRALSQAQGALAALAALLPDEAERVRGDETEVVPVAELRSGDVVLVRPGGRVPADGRVVEGDGEVDESMITGESRPVPKGAGQRVVAGTVSVDSSLRVEVEAVGEETALAGIQRLVAEAQASGSRAQALADRAAGALCYVAVVSGATTFLTWTLLGETKDAFVRTVTVLVIACPHALGLAIPLVITLSTSLAARSGILVKDRLALERMRTVGAVLFDKTGTLTKGAHAVTGLATVGVSREEALSLAAAVEADSEHPLARAIVAEASSDQHVRRLGAVGFRSIAGRGVEASVDGVQVAVGGPALLRQRNLTEPAALASDAGQWRARGAAVLYVVRGEQVVAALALEDQVRPESRQAIDALHRLGVRVVMITGDARQVADDVAADLGIDEVFAEVLPEDKDAAVADLRDRGLTVAMVGDGVNDAPALARADVGIAIGAGTDVAIESAGVVLASSDPRAVVGVIRLSRASYRKMLQNLAWGAGYNLFAIPLAAGALAWAGLTLSPAAGAVLMSASTVVVAMNAQGLRRVELDVG, encoded by the coding sequence GTGACGGTCCCCGTCGTGGTCTACAGCCACATGCTGCGGACGCTGACGGGGTGGACGCCGCCCATGTTCCACGACCTGCGCTGGCTGCCGGTGCTCGGCGGCACGATCGTGTTCCTCTACGGCGGGCCCGTGTTCCTCCGGGGCGGTTGGAGCGAGCTGCGAGCCCGCCAGCCGGGGATGATGCTGCTCATCTCCCTGGGTCTGTCGGTGGCCTTCGGAGCGTCGGCCGCCACGGCGACGGGGCTGCTCGACGTGGACCTGTGGCCGGAGCTCGCCACCCTTGTGACGATCATGCTCCTGGGCCACTGGCTCGAGATGCGGGCGCTGAGCCAGGCCCAGGGCGCCCTCGCCGCCCTCGCCGCCCTCCTTCCCGACGAAGCCGAGCGGGTGCGAGGGGACGAGACGGAGGTCGTCCCCGTGGCGGAGCTTCGGTCGGGTGACGTGGTCCTCGTCCGGCCCGGCGGCCGTGTGCCGGCCGACGGCCGGGTGGTCGAGGGCGACGGCGAGGTCGACGAGTCGATGATCACCGGCGAATCGCGGCCCGTGCCGAAGGGCGCCGGCCAACGGGTGGTGGCCGGCACCGTCTCCGTCGACTCGTCGCTGCGGGTCGAGGTCGAGGCCGTCGGAGAGGAAACAGCCCTGGCGGGCATCCAGCGCCTGGTGGCCGAGGCCCAGGCTTCCGGTTCGCGGGCGCAGGCGCTGGCCGATCGGGCCGCCGGCGCGCTCTGCTACGTCGCCGTGGTGTCGGGCGCGACCACGTTCCTCACCTGGACGCTGCTGGGCGAGACGAAGGACGCGTTCGTGCGCACGGTGACGGTGCTCGTCATCGCCTGCCCCCACGCGCTGGGCCTGGCCATTCCGCTGGTCATCACGTTGTCCACCTCCCTCGCCGCCAGGTCGGGCATCCTCGTGAAGGACCGCCTGGCCCTCGAGCGCATGCGCACCGTCGGGGCCGTGCTGTTCGACAAGACGGGCACGCTCACCAAGGGCGCCCACGCAGTGACGGGGCTGGCCACCGTCGGGGTGTCCCGGGAGGAGGCCCTGTCGTTGGCCGCCGCCGTCGAGGCCGACTCCGAGCACCCGCTCGCCCGCGCCATAGTGGCCGAGGCGTCGTCCGACCAGCACGTGCGCCGCCTCGGTGCCGTGGGCTTTCGGTCCATCGCCGGCCGGGGCGTGGAGGCGTCTGTGGACGGTGTCCAGGTGGCGGTGGGCGGTCCCGCCCTGCTCCGCCAGCGGAACCTGACCGAGCCGGCGGCGCTGGCCAGCGACGCCGGGCAGTGGCGGGCCCGAGGTGCCGCCGTGCTCTACGTCGTGCGGGGCGAGCAGGTGGTCGCTGCGCTGGCCTTGGAGGACCAGGTGCGGCCCGAGTCGCGCCAGGCGATCGACGCGCTGCACCGCCTCGGTGTGCGCGTCGTGATGATCACCGGCGACGCGCGCCAGGTGGCCGACGACGTCGCCGCCGACCTCGGCATCGACGAGGTGTTCGCCGAGGTGCTCCCTGAGGACAAGGACGCGGCGGTGGCCGATCTCCGGGACCGGGGTCTCACGGTGGCCATGGTGGGCGACGGGGTGAACGACGCGCCCGCCCTGGCCCGCGCCGACGTCGGCATCGCCATCGGCGCCGGCACCGACGTGGCAATCGAGTCGGCGGGGGTCGTCCTCGCCTCCTCGGACCCGAGAGCGGTCGTCGGCGTCATCCGGCTGTCGCGCGCCAGCTACCGGAAGATGCTCCAGAACCTGGCGTGGGGCGCCGGGTACAACCTGTTCGCCATCCCGCTCGCCGCCGGTGCCCTCGCCTGGGCCGGGCTCACCCTGTCCCCGGCGGCCGGGGCCGTGCTGATGAGCGCGTCGACGGTCGTCGTGGCCATGAACGCTCAGGGCCTCCGGCGCGTGGAGCTCGACGTCGGCTGA
- a CDS encoding metal-sensitive transcriptional regulator, translating into MAQTTRGYTASKGQLGDRLARIEGQVRGIAKMVDDDRYCVDILTQINAVRAALDKVALGLLDGHARHCLVGGGGGPTDPDEQVQELMGAVGRMISR; encoded by the coding sequence ATGGCGCAGACGACCCGCGGCTACACCGCCAGCAAGGGCCAACTCGGCGACCGTCTGGCCCGCATCGAGGGACAGGTACGGGGCATCGCCAAGATGGTCGACGACGACAGGTACTGCGTCGACATCCTCACGCAGATCAACGCCGTGCGCGCCGCCCTCGACAAGGTCGCGCTCGGGCTGCTCGACGGTCACGCCCGCCACTGCTTGGTCGGCGGGGGTGGCGGACCCACCGATCCGGACGAGCAGGTGCAGGAGCTGATGGGCGCGGTGGGCCGCATGATCTCGCGCTGA
- a CDS encoding Dabb family protein, translated as MLRHVAMFRWAPGTSTGQVAALESALQTLPAAIPALRDYRVGSDAGLREGNWDFVVVADLDDADGWRAYVDHPAHQRVLAELLRPLLGERASVQFEW; from the coding sequence GTGTTGCGTCACGTGGCGATGTTCCGGTGGGCGCCGGGCACCAGCACCGGGCAGGTGGCCGCCCTCGAGAGCGCCCTCCAAACGCTCCCGGCCGCCATTCCCGCCCTGCGGGACTACCGGGTGGGGAGCGATGCCGGCTTGCGCGAGGGGAACTGGGACTTCGTCGTGGTGGCCGACCTGGACGACGCCGACGGGTGGCGCGCCTACGTCGACCACCCGGCCCACCAGCGCGTCCTGGCCGAGCTCCTCCGGCCGCTGCTCGGCGAGCGAGCGTCCGTGCAGTTCGAGTGGTGA
- a CDS encoding ABC-F family ATP-binding cassette domain-containing protein, with protein sequence MILVDLERVTARRPDRPLFENLSVTVRTGDRLGVVGRNGTGKSTLLRVLAGAGEPEEGVVRRGRDVRIRFLSQRPELPNGDVRSAVGPHWEAAAVLERLGMGGLADATVDTLSGGQAKRVALARVMVDDVDLLVLDEPTNHLDLDAIAWLEDRLSRFRGGLVIVTHDRHVLDRVTTRILELDRGKGYVHDGGYSGYLAAAGERAEQEVAAETVRRNLARAELAWLRRGAPARTRKPKARIATATAIVEGRGPAPDRPGDLDLAGGGRWGGTPRLGDRVIELHGVTHRFGAGRPLFEGLDLDIGPGDRLGLVGPNGSGKSTLLDVIAGRLTPTSGTVEMGPTVSLGYYDQTGRDLDPTQRVRDAVAGGGQPSWAQARLMERFWFDSDSQWAPVGTLSGGEQRRLQLLLVLSSMPNVLLLDEPSNDLDLDTLRALEDHLDAWPGTVVVVSHDRAFLERTVEDVVVLDGRGGAALAPGGYAGYAAARASPTAGTGHAAPSVRPTAVGGAPNGIPATAASAGPAPVKARSPSTLRRLLGLAERAMADAAAERDGLVEQLAAGTTDHAALAGVAHRLADAEARLSEAEERWLALADELGA encoded by the coding sequence GTGATCCTGGTCGACCTCGAGCGGGTGACGGCGCGGCGACCGGACCGGCCCCTGTTCGAGAACCTGTCGGTCACCGTGCGCACGGGTGACCGGCTCGGCGTGGTCGGCCGCAACGGCACCGGCAAGTCGACCCTGCTGCGGGTGTTGGCCGGGGCGGGCGAACCGGAGGAGGGAGTCGTCCGGCGGGGGCGGGACGTCCGGATCCGCTTCCTGTCGCAGCGGCCGGAGCTGCCCAATGGCGACGTGCGGTCCGCGGTGGGCCCGCATTGGGAGGCCGCCGCCGTACTCGAGCGACTTGGCATGGGTGGTCTGGCGGACGCCACGGTGGACACGCTGTCGGGCGGTCAGGCCAAGCGCGTGGCCCTGGCCCGGGTGATGGTGGACGATGTCGATCTGCTCGTCCTCGACGAGCCCACCAACCATCTCGATCTCGACGCCATCGCCTGGCTGGAGGACCGCCTGTCCCGGTTCCGGGGCGGGCTGGTGATCGTCACCCATGACCGCCATGTGCTCGACCGCGTGACCACGCGCATCCTCGAGCTGGACCGCGGCAAGGGCTACGTGCACGACGGCGGCTACAGCGGCTATCTGGCCGCTGCGGGCGAGCGGGCCGAGCAGGAGGTCGCAGCGGAGACGGTGCGGCGCAACCTCGCCCGTGCCGAGTTGGCGTGGCTCCGTCGCGGCGCACCGGCCCGGACGCGGAAGCCGAAGGCCCGCATCGCCACGGCGACCGCCATCGTCGAGGGACGGGGTCCGGCACCCGACCGGCCGGGGGACCTCGACCTCGCCGGAGGGGGACGCTGGGGTGGCACCCCCCGGCTCGGCGACAGGGTCATCGAGCTGCACGGCGTCACGCACCGGTTCGGCGCCGGGAGGCCTCTGTTCGAAGGGCTCGACCTCGACATCGGCCCCGGCGACCGGCTCGGGCTGGTGGGACCGAACGGCTCCGGCAAGTCGACGCTGCTGGATGTCATCGCAGGCCGGCTCACTCCCACTTCCGGCACGGTCGAGATGGGGCCAACAGTGTCCCTCGGCTACTACGACCAGACCGGCCGCGACCTCGACCCCACCCAGCGCGTCCGAGACGCGGTGGCCGGCGGTGGGCAGCCGAGCTGGGCCCAGGCCCGCCTGATGGAGCGGTTCTGGTTCGACTCCGACTCCCAGTGGGCCCCGGTGGGAACGCTGTCCGGAGGAGAGCAGCGCCGCCTCCAGCTCCTGCTCGTCCTCAGCTCCATGCCGAACGTCCTGCTCCTCGACGAGCCGAGCAACGACCTCGACCTCGACACGCTCCGAGCGCTGGAGGACCATCTCGACGCGTGGCCTGGCACGGTCGTCGTCGTCAGTCACGACCGCGCCTTCCTGGAACGCACGGTGGAGGACGTCGTCGTCCTGGACGGACGGGGCGGCGCCGCCCTGGCGCCCGGCGGGTACGCCGGCTACGCAGCAGCGCGAGCTTCCCCGACCGCCGGCACCGGGCATGCGGCGCCATCCGTGCGCCCGACGGCGGTCGGCGGCGCGCCGAACGGGATCCCGGCGACTGCGGCATCGGCGGGGCCGGCGCCCGTCAAGGCACGGTCCCCGAGCACCTTGCGACGGCTGCTCGGCCTGGCTGAACGGGCGATGGCCGACGCGGCCGCGGAACGCGACGGCCTCGTCGAACAGTTGGCTGCCGGCACCACCGACCACGCCGCGCTGGCGGGTGTGGCTCACCGGCTGGCCGACGCAGAGGCACGGCTGTCCGAGGCGGAGGAGCGCTGGCTGGCCCTTGCCGACGAGCTCGGGGCGTGA
- a CDS encoding Rrf2 family transcriptional regulator: protein MRISARVDYAVRALVELAAAGDGPMKGDVIAARQGVSVNFLENILADLRRAGIVASQRGSVGGYWLAVPADSITVADVIRTVEGPLADVRGEALEDLDYPGPAEALRDVWVATRASLRAVLEQVTIAEVAEGRLPDAISRLTEAADAWVRRSMS, encoded by the coding sequence GTGCGGATCTCGGCGAGAGTCGATTATGCGGTGCGGGCGCTCGTCGAGCTGGCGGCGGCGGGGGACGGCCCGATGAAGGGCGACGTGATCGCGGCGCGCCAGGGCGTCTCGGTGAACTTCCTGGAGAACATCCTGGCTGACCTCCGTCGGGCCGGGATCGTCGCCAGCCAGCGGGGGTCCGTGGGTGGCTACTGGCTGGCCGTGCCGGCCGACAGCATCACGGTGGCGGACGTCATCCGCACGGTGGAGGGTCCGCTGGCCGATGTGCGCGGCGAGGCGCTCGAGGATCTCGACTATCCCGGCCCGGCCGAGGCCCTGCGCGACGTCTGGGTCGCCACCCGTGCCAGCCTCCGGGCGGTCCTGGAGCAGGTGACCATCGCCGAGGTGGCGGAGGGTCGACTTCCCGATGCGATCTCCCGGCTCACCGAAGCCGCCGATGCCTGGGTCCGCCGCTCCATGTCGTGA
- a CDS encoding sulfate ABC transporter ATP-binding protein yields the protein MSIRASHVTKRFGDFAALDDVSVKIPSGSLTALLGPSGGGKSTLLRIIAGLEQPDSGTVEIAGQDSTALPPQRRNVGFVFQHYAAFKHLSVRRNVAFGLEIRKQPKDKVRRRVDELLKLVHLEQFGDRLPSQLSGGQRQRMALARALAVEPNVLLLDEPFGALDAQVRKELREWLRRLHDEVHVTTVFVTHDQEEAMEVADEIVVINNGTVEQVGPPDELYDRPANDFVMSFLGPVTRLGGRLVRPHDLEVFSDPDVGTVPATVVRLVRLGFEVKVDAVVGDQELWVQLTRGEADRLSLAPGSEIHLRPLAAGARSAVQAG from the coding sequence GTGAGCATCCGCGCCAGTCATGTCACGAAGCGCTTCGGCGACTTCGCCGCCCTCGACGACGTGTCGGTGAAGATCCCGTCGGGGTCGCTCACCGCTCTTCTCGGTCCGAGCGGCGGGGGTAAGTCCACCCTGCTGCGGATCATCGCCGGCCTCGAGCAGCCCGACAGCGGCACCGTCGAGATCGCCGGCCAGGACTCCACCGCGCTGCCGCCCCAGCGCCGCAACGTGGGATTCGTCTTCCAGCACTACGCCGCCTTCAAGCACCTCAGCGTGCGCCGCAACGTCGCCTTCGGGCTCGAGATCCGCAAGCAGCCCAAGGACAAGGTGCGTCGGCGGGTCGACGAGCTGCTCAAACTGGTGCACCTCGAGCAGTTCGGCGACCGCCTGCCGTCGCAGCTGTCGGGCGGTCAGCGCCAGCGCATGGCCCTGGCCCGTGCCCTGGCCGTGGAGCCCAACGTCCTGCTGCTCGACGAGCCGTTCGGCGCCCTCGACGCCCAGGTGCGCAAGGAGCTCCGCGAGTGGTTGCGGAGGCTGCACGACGAGGTCCACGTGACGACCGTGTTCGTCACCCATGACCAGGAGGAGGCCATGGAGGTGGCCGACGAGATCGTGGTGATCAACAACGGCACCGTCGAGCAGGTCGGTCCGCCCGACGAGCTGTACGACCGGCCGGCCAACGACTTCGTGATGAGCTTCCTCGGTCCCGTGACCAGGCTCGGCGGCAGGCTCGTGCGGCCTCACGACCTGGAGGTGTTCAGCGACCCGGACGTCGGCACCGTTCCCGCCACCGTGGTGCGCCTCGTCCGGCTCGGATTCGAGGTCAAGGTCGACGCCGTGGTGGGGGACCAGGAGTTGTGGGTGCAGCTCACCCGTGGAGAAGCCGACCGGCTCTCGCTGGCGCCGGGCTCGGAGATCCACCTCCGCCCTCTGGCCGCCGGCGCCAGGTCCGCGGTGCAGGCCGGCTGA
- a CDS encoding sulfate ABC transporter permease subunit → MRPLSPRCSWSSPSSSSWASTPSSAGRPAVRDVVVSGAGDGPGGAAGTDSSVRDSSHGPGRRQRSTIGAAGGRRRAADGRTRRSGLGLRALALGYLGLLLVLPVGLVFWRTFEHGVSPVLDALGDPSVVHAFKITGIVAFWTVLLNTVFGVGVALLLVRHRFPGRRVLSALIDLPLAVSPVVVGLALILVYGKFAPVGGWLEARGVQVIFALPGMVLATVFVSLPLVVREVAPVLEEIGIEQEQAAWTLGAGKVQTFRRITLPSIRWALAYGVVLTLARALGEYGAVAVVSGRLVDQTQTVTLVVEERFQNFDQTTAYAASVVLAAVAIVILVVINLLRPEERAR, encoded by the coding sequence GTGCGGCCGCTGTCGCCACGGTGCTCCTGGTCGTCGCCCTCGTCGTCCTCGTGGGCCTCGACGCCCTCCAGCGCTGGGCGGCCCGCCGTGCGTGACGTCGTTGTCTCGGGCGCGGGCGACGGCCCGGGCGGCGCCGCGGGCACCGATTCCTCTGTTCGGGACAGCAGCCATGGACCAGGCCGCAGGCAGCGATCGACCATAGGTGCGGCCGGCGGCCGGAGGCGGGCGGCGGACGGGCGTACCCGACGGTCCGGGCTCGGGCTGCGGGCCCTCGCGCTTGGCTACCTCGGCCTGCTCCTCGTGCTGCCCGTCGGCCTCGTGTTCTGGCGCACGTTCGAGCATGGAGTGAGCCCAGTGCTCGACGCCCTCGGCGACCCGTCGGTCGTGCACGCGTTCAAGATCACCGGCATCGTGGCGTTCTGGACTGTGCTGCTCAACACCGTCTTCGGCGTGGGCGTGGCTCTTCTGCTCGTGCGCCACCGGTTCCCGGGGCGGCGGGTCCTCAGCGCGCTCATCGACCTGCCGCTCGCCGTTTCTCCCGTCGTCGTCGGTCTGGCGCTCATCCTGGTCTACGGCAAGTTCGCTCCCGTCGGCGGATGGCTGGAGGCCAGGGGCGTCCAGGTGATCTTCGCTCTGCCCGGGATGGTGTTGGCGACCGTGTTCGTGTCGCTGCCGCTGGTCGTGCGCGAGGTGGCGCCGGTCCTCGAGGAGATCGGCATCGAGCAGGAGCAGGCCGCTTGGACCCTCGGCGCCGGCAAGGTGCAGACCTTCCGGCGCATCACCCTCCCGTCCATCCGGTGGGCGCTGGCCTACGGCGTGGTGTTGACCCTGGCCCGGGCGCTCGGCGAGTACGGAGCGGTGGCGGTCGTGTCCGGGCGACTGGTCGACCAGACCCAGACGGTCACCCTCGTCGTGGAGGAGCGCTTCCAGAACTTCGACCAGACCACGGCGTACGCCGCCTCCGTCGTGCTCGCGGCGGTGGCGATCGTGATCCTCGTGGTCATCAACCTTCTGCGTCCCGAGGAGCGAGCCCGGTGA